CCGCGGCAAACACACCTTTTCCTTCGGTGCTGAGACCTCGCTCAACAAGGATCTGCAGTACACCTATCTGAACAACTACGGTGTCTTCGCTTTCCAGCGCGCCACCGCTCGTACCAACGCGGAGATCTCCGACTTCATCGCTGGTCTTCCGGCCACGATGAACCAGGACTCCCCTGTTCAGGCCGCCGATAATTCCTGGTTCAGCGGTATCTTCGCCCAGGACGACTATCGCCTCTTCCGCAACCTGACCATCAACCTGGGTCTTCGTTGGGATGTACAGACATCGCCGACCGACCCGAAGGATCGTCAGTCGACCTTCATCGCCGGACAGAAGTCGACGGTCTATCCCACGGCACCGACCGGCCTGCTGGTCGTCGGTGATAAGGGAGTCGATCGTGGCATCGTCGCGACGCGCTGGCACCACGTCTCGCCTCGCGTGGGTTTTGCCTGGGATCCCTTCGGTAACGGCCGCACGGCTGTTCGCGGAGCCTTCGGACTCTTCTTCGGCTCTGTCTCCGGCAACGAGTGGAACGGCGTCTCGAACTTCCAGCCCTTTGCTGTCCGCAATCGTTATAGCTTCATCAAGTCGATGACGGATATCTACGGCGATGCTCGCTCCTTCCCCAATGGCAATCCGTATCCCTATGTCTATGATCCGAAGAACCCGCGTCCGTTTATCTCCCCGGCACAGGTTCAGGGCATCGATCTGGATTACCAATGGCCGTATGTCTATCAGACCAACTTCTCCGTCCAGCAGCAGGTGACGAACTCGATCGCTGTGTCCGTCAGCTATGTCGGCTCGTTCAGCCATGACGTCCCCTTTGCTCCGGATATCAACTACCCGATCTACGCCACTGCCACCAGTCCGGTGAATGGCGTGACGACGAGTACGACCAGCAACTATGATTCACGACGTCCCATCCAGGGAGGTCTTGGCATCATCAATCTCATCCAGTCAAAGCAGCGGGCCAACTATCACGGCCTGCAGATCACGGGCGAGAAGCGCCTGAGCCATCAGTTCTCGGTCAAGGCGTTCTATACCTGGTCGAAGACACTGTCGAGCGCCTCAGTGAACAACAGCGGCGCTGTGATCGGCACCGCGCAGGACTTCAACCGTATGCAGGATGAATACGGCAGCAGCGATACCGATCTGCGTCACCAGGCGAATATCGCGGCTATCTGGAAGCCCGCTTTCTTCACCAGCTCACCACGTTATGTGCGTGAGGTCGTAAACGGGTGGACGATCTCCGGCATTGCACAACTCAACGCCGGCACACCGTTCAGCGTAACCACCGGAGTGGATAACAACTTCGATGGCTACACGTCCGACCGCGCCAATCTTTCCGGCAACGCCGCCGTTGGCATCACCAGCGGACGCTCTCGCGCCGACAAGATCAACGCGTACTTCAATCCCGCGGCCTTCTGCTCGTACACCGGCAGCACGGCTAGCTGCCCAGCGGGCGTCGGACCGGGTGGACTGGACGGTACAACCCGCCGCAACAATTACTTCGGCCCTGGAAACCGTGTCATCAATGCGGCGATCTTCCGCGACTTCGGTGTCTATGAAGCGGTGAAGTTCCAGCTTCGCGCTGAGGTCAATAACGTCTTCAACCTCGTCAATCTTAGTAATCCGACGACCTCGCTCAACTCCGGCAACTTCGGTAAGATCACCGGAGCCTACGGCGTGCCTCGTCAGATCCAGATTGGCGGACGAATCCTCTTCTAACCACAGGAGCAAATTACGTGCGAGACGCAATCATGGAAGTGTCCCGCCGTGCCTTCTGCACCGGCGCTACGGCGGCAGCTCTACTTGAGCTGCCGCCGGCCCGGCTTTGGGCACAGCATAACGCTGCCGGCTATGACCTGGTGGCCAGCACCGACCGTCAGCGCATCATGACGGCCGCCCGCAACTACCTTGCTCTGAAACCCGCCACAGTCACGTCCTTTCCTTCTGACAGAAGCCCTGGCGGGCCGCATGACTTCTTCTCAGAAGCCGACTACTTCTGGCCGAACCCGGCCGATCCCAATGGCCCGTACATCAACCGTGACGGCCAGAGCAATCCGAACAACTTCAACGGCCATCGCAAAGCGATGATCGCGCTCTCGCTCCAGGTGCCGGCGCTCACGGCCGCATGGCTGCTCACGCGCGATCGGCGCTACGCCGAACACGCCGCCAGCCATCTGCGCGCATGGTTCGTCACCCCCGATACGCGGATGAATACAAACCTCGAGTATTCGCAGGGTGTCCACGGTGTGACTACCGGCCGCAACTTCGGCATTATCGACACGCTGCACCTGGTTGAGGTCGCGCGGGCCGCGTCGCATATTGCCCCCGCCGTCATGAGCTCTGCGGATCAGCAAGCGCTGCGTGCGTGGTTCCGCGATTACCTGCACTGGCTGAAGACCAGTGAAAAAGGAATCGCCGAAAAGAAGACCCTGAACAACCACGCGGTCTGCTGGGCGCTGCAGGCCGCAGAGTTCGCTCGTCTGATCGACGATCAGCAGACCCGCCAGGAAGTCGCCGAACAATACAAGACAGTCTTCATGCCCGACCAACTCGGCAAGGATGGCAGCTTCCCGAAGGAACTGGCGCGGACCAAACCGTATAGCTACTCCATCTTCAACTTCGATGTGGCTGCGATGCTCTGCCAGTCACTGCGTGACAGCAGTGAAAACCTCTACGAGTTCAAGCTGGCTGACGGCCGGGGAATCTGCAAGGCAGGGGAGTTCCTCTATCCCTACCTCAAAGACAAGTCCTCCTGGCCGTACAAGAAAGACGTCGAGCACTTCGATTCCCTGCCCGTCCGCTCCCCGGGACTTCTCTTCACCGGCCTGGAATGCAATCAGCAGCAGTACATCGCTCTCTGGAAGACCATGAATCCTGACCCGTCTGATGCTGAGATCATCCGCAACTATCCCGTACGGCAACCGCTGCTCTGGTTTCCGTCGCAACAGCGTAAAAAAGCCTGACACGGCAAAAAAGAACGAATGACAATTACGCGACGCTCCTTTCTCGCAGGCGCTGCCTGCCTCGGAGTCATGAAGACTCCTCTGTTGGCCTCTGCACTGCAGGACACCCACTCGCAACCATCAACCGCTCAGCGTCTGACCGACGGCTGGGAGTTTTATCGCGGCCCGCTCGATCCGAAGTTTCAGGTATGGCATAGCGAAGAGCTGGTTACCTGGCAGAAGGTTGCGCTTCCCCACTGCTTCAATGCCTATGATGGTTGCGATCCTGATACCCCCGCCTATCGTGGGCAAGGCTGGTATCGTAGAAAACTCGCCATCGATAACCCTTATCCCCAGGGGCGGACGCTTCTGCATGTTGAAGGCGCCGGTCAAAGTTCCGCGGTCTATATAGGCACGGAGCGCGCCGGCGAACACGTCGGCGGCTATGACGAGTTCATGGTCGATATCACCGACGCCTGTGGGCGCCAGAAAGACAGCAAGGCAGTCCCGATCGCGATTCTTTGTGATAACGGACGCGATCTAGATCGCATGCCTTCTGACCTGAGCGACTTCACGCTCTATGGCGGTCTCTACCGCAATGTCTCTCTCGTATACGTGCCGGCGCTCTCACTCGAGGCTGTCCATACCGCAGTGGCATTCGAGCCCGGCAAAGCAGCGCAAGTCACGGTGACGGCCCGTTTGTATGCACCGCAGCCGGTCTCCGGCACGTTCGATATCAAGCTCGCTATCGTCGATCCGGCCGGTAAGACTGTTCATCAGCAGTCGCTGCAACGCACTTCCTGGAATGGCGAGGTTGAGCTGGCATCCTTCGAGCTACCATCTCCGCAAGTCTGGGCACCGGAGACACCTAACCTTTACCGCTGTGACGTCACCCTGCAGTCTCCTTCGGGAACTGCATCCGCCTCGCATCGCTTCGGAGTTCGTCATACACGCTTTGAAGAACATGGTCCTTTCTACCTGAATGGCGAGCGTCTGCTGCTGCGTGGAACGCAACGGCATGAAGACCACGCCGGCTACGCTGCGGCAACTCCGGAGTCAGTCCTACGTAAAGAGTTCGAGCTGATCAAGGGAATGGGAGCAAACTTCATCCGGCTGGCGCACTATCAACAGTCCCGGCTCGTTCTCGAGCTCTGTGACGAACTCGGCATCCTGGTCTGGGAAGAGGTCCCCTGGTGCCGCAGCGGCATCACCAGTCCTCTGTTCCGCCAGCGCGGTCTTGATCTGATGCGGATCATGATCGACCAGCATCGCAACCACCCCTCTGTGTTGCTCTGGGGATTGGGGAATGAAGATGACTGGCCGAGCGAACCCGGCGGAGAAGACCATGCTCAGATTCGCGCGTACATGACCGAGCTTCGTGACCTCGCGCACAAGCAGGATCCATCACGTCTTACCTCCTTCCGGCGCTGCGATTTCGCGAAAGATATTCCCGACGTCTACTCGCCGTCGATCTGGGCCGGATGGTACAGCGGCAGCTACGTCGAATATCGCGAGGCGCTGGAGAAGGCGCGTACTGCGACTCCCTTCTTCTTCCACGCCGAGTGGGGCGCAGACAGCCATGCAGGCCGCCATGCTGAAGATCCCGATCCCATGCTGGCGCACATCCTTACCGGCCGCGGCACCGCCGAGAAGGGCTTCGATTACAAGCTCACCGGCGGAGCTCCACGCATGTCGCGCGATGGCGAGTGGAGCGAAACCTACGCCTGCGATCTCTTCGACTGGTACCTGCAGACGCAGGAGTCTCTTCCCTGGCTCACAGGCACGGCACAGTGGGTCTTCAAGGATTTCACGACGCCTCTGCGCGTCGATAACCCGGTTCCTCGTGTCAACCAGAAGGGTGTCACCACCCGCGACCTCACGCCCAAGGAAGGCTATTACGTCTTCCAGTCGTACTGGACGAAAGAGCCGATGGTCCGCATCTATGGACATAATTGGCCGGTACGCTGGGGCAAGGCAGGACAGCAACGCATGGTACGCATCTACTCAAACTGTGCCGAGGTCGAGCTTTGGCTTAATGGCAAGTCAGTAGGCGTCAAAAAGCGTACAGCGGGAGATTTTCCCTGCAGCGGGCTAAGTTGGGACCTTTCCTTCCGCGAAGGTGAAAACGAGCTTCGCGCTGTCGGCAAGAGCGGCTCATCCCAAGCCAGCGACTCTGTCCGCTTCCAATATCAGACCGCAACATGGTCAAAGCCTGCGAAACTGACGCTGCGCACCGTACAAAGCGCGCCCGACCACGTGACCATCGAAGCCCGCATGCTGGACGCAACCGGAGTTCCCTGTCTCGACTCTCGTACCGTCGTTCGTTTTTCACTTGCCGGTAATGGTGCCCTGATTGATAACCTTGGAACGCCCAACGGATCGCGTGTCGTGCAGCTCTATAACGGCCGCGCAGAGATCAGTTTGCGGCGTACCGGTCCGGTCGTCGCCTCAGTTCATGCCGAAGGTATTGAATCCGCATTCCTCACATTGGAGAACACACATTGATGCATCTCAATAAAGCCGCTGCGGCCCTGCTTGCAGCGACACTCTGCACCTCGCTGGCTGCGCAGGAGAAGCCCATGACCGGCCCTGCGATCTCCGCCGCTGCGGGCGATACCATTCCTGATGCCGGATCTCTGGCAACGGATCTTTCCGGCGCGGTAACGCGGCCCGCGATTCTGAAGGCGATGCGCAAGGTTGCTGACTGGCAACTCTCCTACTCGGAGAACAAGTACAACCAGGACTGGACCTACGGTCCGCTCTACCTTGGCCTGCTCGCCACCACCGACATCACTGGTGATGCCAAATATCACGACCGCCTGGTAAAGCTTTTCGATCAGTTCCAGTGGAAGCTCTGGGCTAACCGCCAGTTCCATGCCGACGATGAAGTGATCGCACAATCGTACGAGTTGCTCTACCAGGAGCACGCTGATCCGAAGCGCATCGCCGATGCCCGCGCTACCTTCGATCGTCTGCTGCAGCGGCCTGCCGACCCGGCAAAGGATCTCTGGTGGTGGTGCGACGCTCTCTTCATGGCTCCGCCTGCCCTGGCTCGTATGTCTGCCATCACCGGAGACCATCGTTACATCGACAAGATGAACCAGGAGTGGAAGCTCACCGAAGAGCACCTCTACGATCGCGAGGAACGTCTCTTCTTC
This genomic window from Terriglobus albidus contains:
- a CDS encoding carboxypeptidase regulatory-like domain-containing protein; protein product: MKMFGRLLLLFLLVAGIAQAQLTTATIVGNIQDTSGAVIPGAQVTATNQETQFTRQVTSGSDGAYRLDFLPVGTYSLKVEAAGFQSKQQQGIVLTLNAEVHFDASLNIGEATQTVDVSSNELPLVETSNATLGRTVTNQEVDNLPIVNRNVYDLLTLTPGVQSSSNVNTLGYPQQVVYMNGGTDNFVGSVSYYLDGGLNMTFIRNTGNVLPNPDALREFNVQTNNYNALYGRMSSGLVNVVTKSGTNKIHGSIFEFHRETNFAAAPAFSAPGPKAPLHRNQFGATLGGPIWKDKTFFFGSYAGLRQITSSTYNSALVPTAAQRAGDFSANLPTSGTPSSCPSNTSSVVFVVCDPVTRTPRAGNKLASSQLDPTVQRLLARIPLPNATGIDTASGRTTYRWQGIIPSTLNTDEFLIKVDHQIGTHRLQGMYFNTAGNQQQSPGGNIDWSRQNFVYRQQNGNLSDTWTPSANVVNQIWLNYTRMIGGRINTPQLSLADFGSSFGIQGASMLPQLTVSGYFTAAQAISGPVTGTNFYSLRDVVSITRGKHTFSFGAETSLNKDLQYTYLNNYGVFAFQRATARTNAEISDFIAGLPATMNQDSPVQAADNSWFSGIFAQDDYRLFRNLTINLGLRWDVQTSPTDPKDRQSTFIAGQKSTVYPTAPTGLLVVGDKGVDRGIVATRWHHVSPRVGFAWDPFGNGRTAVRGAFGLFFGSVSGNEWNGVSNFQPFAVRNRYSFIKSMTDIYGDARSFPNGNPYPYVYDPKNPRPFISPAQVQGIDLDYQWPYVYQTNFSVQQQVTNSIAVSVSYVGSFSHDVPFAPDINYPIYATATSPVNGVTTSTTSNYDSRRPIQGGLGIINLIQSKQRANYHGLQITGEKRLSHQFSVKAFYTWSKTLSSASVNNSGAVIGTAQDFNRMQDEYGSSDTDLRHQANIAAIWKPAFFTSSPRYVREVVNGWTISGIAQLNAGTPFSVTTGVDNNFDGYTSDRANLSGNAAVGITSGRSRADKINAYFNPAAFCSYTGSTASCPAGVGPGGLDGTTRRNNYFGPGNRVINAAIFRDFGVYEAVKFQLRAEVNNVFNLVNLSNPTTSLNSGNFGKITGAYGVPRQIQIGGRILF
- a CDS encoding alginate lyase family protein, encoding MRDAIMEVSRRAFCTGATAAALLELPPARLWAQHNAAGYDLVASTDRQRIMTAARNYLALKPATVTSFPSDRSPGGPHDFFSEADYFWPNPADPNGPYINRDGQSNPNNFNGHRKAMIALSLQVPALTAAWLLTRDRRYAEHAASHLRAWFVTPDTRMNTNLEYSQGVHGVTTGRNFGIIDTLHLVEVARAASHIAPAVMSSADQQALRAWFRDYLHWLKTSEKGIAEKKTLNNHAVCWALQAAEFARLIDDQQTRQEVAEQYKTVFMPDQLGKDGSFPKELARTKPYSYSIFNFDVAAMLCQSLRDSSENLYEFKLADGRGICKAGEFLYPYLKDKSSWPYKKDVEHFDSLPVRSPGLLFTGLECNQQQYIALWKTMNPDPSDAEIIRNYPVRQPLLWFPSQQRKKA
- a CDS encoding glycoside hydrolase family 2 TIM barrel-domain containing protein, translated to MTITRRSFLAGAACLGVMKTPLLASALQDTHSQPSTAQRLTDGWEFYRGPLDPKFQVWHSEELVTWQKVALPHCFNAYDGCDPDTPAYRGQGWYRRKLAIDNPYPQGRTLLHVEGAGQSSAVYIGTERAGEHVGGYDEFMVDITDACGRQKDSKAVPIAILCDNGRDLDRMPSDLSDFTLYGGLYRNVSLVYVPALSLEAVHTAVAFEPGKAAQVTVTARLYAPQPVSGTFDIKLAIVDPAGKTVHQQSLQRTSWNGEVELASFELPSPQVWAPETPNLYRCDVTLQSPSGTASASHRFGVRHTRFEEHGPFYLNGERLLLRGTQRHEDHAGYAAATPESVLRKEFELIKGMGANFIRLAHYQQSRLVLELCDELGILVWEEVPWCRSGITSPLFRQRGLDLMRIMIDQHRNHPSVLLWGLGNEDDWPSEPGGEDHAQIRAYMTELRDLAHKQDPSRLTSFRRCDFAKDIPDVYSPSIWAGWYSGSYVEYREALEKARTATPFFFHAEWGADSHAGRHAEDPDPMLAHILTGRGTAEKGFDYKLTGGAPRMSRDGEWSETYACDLFDWYLQTQESLPWLTGTAQWVFKDFTTPLRVDNPVPRVNQKGVTTRDLTPKEGYYVFQSYWTKEPMVRIYGHNWPVRWGKAGQQRMVRIYSNCAEVELWLNGKSVGVKKRTAGDFPCSGLSWDLSFREGENELRAVGKSGSSQASDSVRFQYQTATWSKPAKLTLRTVQSAPDHVTIEARMLDATGVPCLDSRTVVRFSLAGNGALIDNLGTPNGSRVVQLYNGRAEISLRRTGPVVASVHAEGIESAFLTLENTH